A region of Mesoplodon densirostris isolate mMesDen1 chromosome 11, mMesDen1 primary haplotype, whole genome shotgun sequence DNA encodes the following proteins:
- the LOC132499043 gene encoding RNA-binding protein 5-like, giving the protein MGSDKRVSRTERSGRYGSIIDRDDRDERESRSRRRDSDYKRSSDDRRGDRYDDYRDYDSPERERERRNSDRSEDGYHSDGDYGEHDYRHDISDERESKTIMLRGLPITITESDIREMMESFEGPQPADVRLMKRKTGVSRGFAFVEFYHLQDATSWMEANQKKLVIQGKHIAMHYSNPRPKFEDWLCNKCCLNNFRKRLKCFRCGADKFDSEQEVPPGTTESVQSVDYYCDTITLRNIAPHTVVDSIMTALSPYASLAVNNIRLIKDKQTQQNRGFAFVQLSSAMDASQLLQILQSLHPPLKIDGKTIGVDFANSARKDLVLPDGNRVSAFSVASTAIAAAQWSSTQPQSGEGGNVDYTYLQPGQDGYAQYAQYSQDYQQFYQQQAGGLESDVSSASGTAVTTTSAAVVAQSPQLYNQTSNPPGSPTEEAQPSTSTSTQAPAASPTGVVPGTKYAVPDTSTYQYDESSGYYYDPTTGLYYDPNSQYYYNSLTQQYLYWDGEKETYVLAAESNSHQQTGLPPAKEGKEKKEKPKSKTAQQTAKDMECWAKSLNKQKENFKNSFQPVNSLREEERRESAAADAGFALFEKKGALAERQQLIPELVRNGDEENPLKRGLVAAYSGDSDNEEELVERLESEEEKLADWKKMACLLCRRQFPNRDALVRHQQVSDLHKQNMDIYRRSRLSEQELEALELREREMKYRDRAAERREKYGIPEPPEPKRKKQFDAGTVNYEQPTKDGIDHSNIGNKMLQAMGWREGSGLGRKCQGITAPIEAQVRLKGAGLGAKGSAYGLSGADSYKDAVRKAMFARFTEME; this is encoded by the exons ATGGGTTCAGACAAACGAGTGAGTAGAACAGAACGCAGTGGAAGATACGGGTCCATCATAGACAGGGATGATCGTGATGAGCGTGAATCCAGAAGCAGGAGGAGGGACTCAGATTACAAAAGATCTAGTGATGATCGGAGGGGTGATAGATATGATGACTACCGAGACTATGACAGTCCAGAGAGAGAACGTGAAAGAAGGAACAGTGACCGATCCGAAGATGGCTACCATTCAGATGGTGACTATGGCGAGCATGACTATAGGCATGACATCAGTGATGAGAGGGAGAGCAAGACCATCATGCTTCGCGGCCTTCCCATCACCATCACGGAGAGCGATATTCGAGAAATGATGGAATCCTTTGAAGGCCCTCAGCCTGCGGACGTGAGGCTGATGAAGAGGAAAACAGGTGTAAGCCGTGGTTTCGCCTTCGTGGAGTTTTATCACTTGCAAGATGCTACCAGCTGGATGGAAGCCAATCAGAAAAAGCTGGTGATTCAAGGAAAGCATATTGCAATGCATTATAGCAATCCCAGACCTAAGTTTGAAGATTGGCTTTGTAACAAGTGCTGCCTTAACAATTTCAGGAAAAGACTAAAATGCTTCCGATGTGGAGCAGACAAGTTTGACTCTGAACAGGAAGTGCCCCCTGGAACCACAGAATCAGTTCAGTCTGTGGATTACTACTGTGATACAATCACACTTCGAAACATAGCTCCACACACTGTGGTGGACTCCATCATGACAGCGCTGTCTCCCTACGCATCCTTAGCTGTCAATAACATTCGCCTCATAAAAGACAAACAGACCCAGCAGAACAGAGGCTTCGCGTTTGTGCAGCTGTCTTCTGCAATGGATGCTTCTCAGCTGCTTCAGATACTACAGAGTCTCCATCCTCCTTTGAAAATTGATGGCAAAACTATTGGGGTTGATTTTGCAAACAGTGCCAGAAAAGACTTGGTCCTCCCAGATGGTAACCGGGTCAGTGCTTTCTCCGTGGCTAGTACAGCCATTGCTGCCGCTCAGTGGTCTTCCACCCAGCCTCAGAGTGGCGAAGGAGGCAATGTTGACTACACTTACCTGCAGCCAGGCCAAGATGGCTACGCCCAGTATGCTCAGTACTCACAGGATTACCAACAGTTTTATCAGCAACAGGCTGGAGGATTGGAATCTGATGTATCATCTGCATCAGGCACAGCGGTGACCACCACCTCAGCGGCTGTAGTAGCTCAGAGTCCCCAGCTATATAATCAGACCTCCAATCCACCCGGCTCTCCGACTGAGGAAGCACAGCCTAGCACTAGCACAAGTACACAGGCCCCAGCCGCTTCCCCCACTGGTGTAGTTCCTGGTACCAAATATGCAGTGCCTGACACGTCCACTTACCAGTATGATGAATCTTCAGGATATTACTATGATCCGACAACAGGGCTGTACTATGACCCCAACTCGCAGTACTACTACAATTCCTTAACCCAGCAGTACCTGTACtgggatggagagaaggagacTTACGTGCTGGCTGCAGAGTCTAACTCCCACCAGCAGACGGGCCTCCCTCCTGCAaaagaggggaaggaaaagaaggagaaaccCAAGAGCAAAACAGCACAGCAGACTGCCAAAGACATGGAATGCTGGGCTAAGAGTTTaaacaagcagaaagaaaattttaaaaacagctttcaaCCTGTCAATTCtttgagggaagaagaaaggagagaatctGCTGCAGCAGATGCTGGCTTTGCTCTCTTTGAGAAGAAGGGAGCCTTAGCAGAAAGGCAGCAGCTCATCCCCGAATTGGTGCGAAATGGAGACGAGGAGAATCCCCTCAAAAGGGGTCTGGTTGCTGCTTACAGTGGTGACAGTGACAATGAAGAGGAGCTGGTGGAGAGACTTGAGAGTGAAGAAGAAAAGCTGGCCGACTGGAAGAAGATGGCCTGCCTGCTCTGCCGGCGCCAGTTCCCAAACAGAGACGCCCTGGTCAGGCACCAGCAGGTCTCAGACCTACACAAGCAAAACATGGACATCTACCGACGATCCAGGCTGAGCGAGCAGGAGCTGGAAGCCTTGGagctgagggagagagagatgaaataCCGGGATCGAGCTGCAGAAAGACGGGAGAAGTACGGCATTCCAGAACCTCCAGAACCTAAGCGCAAGAAGCAGTTTGATGCTGGCACTGT GAATTACGAGCAGCCCACCAAAGATGGCATTGACCACAGTAACATTGGCAACAAGATGCTGCAGGCCATGGGTTGGCGGGAAGGCTCGGGTTTGGGAAGAAAGTGTCAAGGCATCACAGCCCCCATTGAG GCTCAAGTCCGGCTAAAAGGAGCTGGCCTAGGAGCCAAAGGCAGCGCATACGGACTGTCTGGTGCAGATTCCTACAAAGATGCTGTCCGGAAGGCCATGTTTGCCCGGTTCACTGAGATGGAGTGA